A stretch of the Prochlorococcus marinus str. MIT 0918 genome encodes the following:
- the rimO gene encoding 30S ribosomal protein S12 methylthiotransferase RimO, which translates to MIEEDFKIKPIKNTKSSSKNNRTVAFVHLGCEKNLVDTEHMMGLLDQGGYLVSTDPCKASLVVVNTCSFIQPAREESVRVLVGLAEEGKEIIIAGCLAQHFQEDLLRSIPEAKAIVGTGDYQNILNVLNRIEKGERVNQVSSTPTFVGDERLPRYRTSKQSVAYLKVAEGCDYRCAFCIIPKLRGDQRSRSIESIITEAQALAKQGVKELILISQITTNYGLDIYGRPSLADLLRALGDVPIPWIRVHYAYPTGLTSEVIQSFKEVPNVLPYFDIPLQHSHPDVLRAMNRPWQTNLNKALLDSIREQLPDAVFRTSLIVGFPGESESHFEDLVSFVQIQEFDHIGVFTFSAEEGTKAATLSNQIPIGIAQARKDKIISIQQPIAARKNQECIGRTLDVLIEKKNDDIGEIIGRCYRFAPEVDGTVRLSWDEHSKQLIPGMMVPVLITGADLYDLTGKVAKVEDMVFTAQNKQ; encoded by the coding sequence ATGATTGAAGAAGACTTTAAGATCAAACCCATAAAAAATACTAAGTCTTCCTCAAAAAATAATCGAACAGTTGCGTTTGTCCATTTGGGATGCGAAAAAAATCTTGTGGATACTGAGCATATGATGGGGTTATTGGATCAGGGTGGGTATTTAGTAAGCACTGATCCTTGTAAAGCTTCTCTTGTAGTTGTTAATACTTGTAGTTTTATACAACCAGCTAGAGAAGAGTCTGTTCGCGTATTGGTTGGATTAGCAGAGGAAGGTAAAGAAATAATTATCGCAGGATGTCTTGCTCAACATTTTCAAGAAGATCTACTTAGATCAATTCCTGAAGCAAAAGCAATTGTTGGCACTGGAGATTATCAAAATATTTTAAATGTTTTAAATAGAATAGAGAAAGGGGAAAGAGTTAATCAGGTTTCAAGTACTCCAACTTTTGTTGGTGATGAGAGATTGCCGCGTTATAGAACATCGAAGCAATCAGTTGCATATTTAAAGGTTGCAGAGGGATGCGATTATCGTTGTGCATTTTGTATTATTCCGAAGTTAAGAGGGGATCAAAGAAGTCGGTCTATTGAATCAATTATTACTGAAGCACAAGCGCTAGCTAAGCAAGGGGTTAAAGAGTTGATTTTAATTAGTCAAATAACTACTAATTACGGACTAGATATTTATGGTCGTCCTTCTCTGGCCGATCTTTTAAGAGCTCTTGGAGATGTTCCAATTCCTTGGATTCGTGTCCATTACGCTTATCCAACGGGCTTAACTTCTGAAGTTATTCAATCATTTAAGGAAGTCCCAAATGTTTTACCGTATTTTGATATTCCTTTACAGCACAGTCATCCTGATGTTTTAAGAGCGATGAATCGACCTTGGCAAACTAATTTAAATAAAGCTTTGCTGGACAGTATTCGAGAACAGTTGCCAGATGCTGTTTTTCGAACCTCTTTAATTGTTGGATTTCCAGGAGAAAGCGAATCCCATTTTGAAGATCTTGTATCTTTTGTGCAAATCCAAGAATTTGATCATATCGGTGTATTTACCTTCTCTGCAGAGGAAGGTACCAAAGCAGCAACTTTGTCGAATCAAATCCCTATAGGTATTGCTCAGGCTCGTAAAGATAAAATCATTTCGATACAGCAACCTATTGCTGCTAGAAAAAATCAAGAATGTATTGGAAGGACTTTAGATGTTTTAATTGAGAAAAAAAATGATGATATTGGCGAAATAATAGGAAGATGCTATCGCTTTGCTCCAGAAGTTGATGGAACAGTAAGACTTAGTTGGGATGAGCATTCCAAACAACTAATTCCAGGGATGATGGTCCCTGTATTAATTACAGGCGCAGATTTATATGATTTGACAGGTAAAGTTGCCAAAGTTGAGGATATGGTTTTTACTGCACAAAACAAACAATAA
- a CDS encoding DUF4346 domain-containing protein: MVQKNQAQVINDIDENYSQRFIQLDPKGYFIIKLNSESSELIVEHFSNDINENGIATDPITGEPIKCTGISKRTPTKIFKGKSAKELGIKITEENPPLTISKLDHALYLGRELQKAEDCLINGKPYIQD; the protein is encoded by the coding sequence ATGGTCCAAAAGAATCAGGCCCAAGTTATCAATGATATTGATGAGAACTATTCTCAACGTTTTATTCAATTAGATCCTAAAGGATATTTTATTATTAAATTAAATTCAGAATCCAGTGAATTAATAGTTGAACACTTTAGTAACGATATTAATGAGAATGGAATCGCAACTGATCCCATCACAGGAGAACCAATTAAATGCACAGGTATCAGTAAAAGAACTCCAACCAAAATCTTTAAAGGAAAAAGTGCAAAAGAGCTGGGAATAAAAATCACTGAAGAAAATCCGCCTTTAACTATCAGTAAACTTGACCATGCTCTATATCTTGGCAGAGAATTACAAAAAGCCGAAGACTGTCTAATCAATGGAAAACCTTATATTCAAGACTAA
- a CDS encoding peptidogalycan biosysnthesis protein: MTSHISACWHKSIKEIPKKALESVLTDEVIPFFKWNWLNCLEESKSVSNEYGWQPLHLSLWEDNKLIAFAPLYLKNHSFGEFIFDQSFGNLALKLGLEYYPKLIGMSPFSPVEGYKFFIANNKDHKLITEKILSLIDKFAIKNKILSCNFLYVDKKWAQYLEGHNYLKWINKQSLWTSHREKNFQEYLEKFNSNQRRNINKERKSIKNNGITVDSLNGKEIDLEMIGLMYNFYEQHCSKWGPWGSKYLTKEFFHQLLGNNIKEQIVLFNAHRNNPKNPIAMSLCITNKTKLWGRYWGSKENIKNLHFELCYYSPISWAIQNNIKNFDPGAGGTQKRRRGFLATPRLSLHRWYDTNMEKIIGEWLPKANYLMTEEINASNNEVPFKE; encoded by the coding sequence TTGACATCACATATATCTGCCTGCTGGCACAAATCTATTAAAGAAATCCCCAAAAAAGCATTGGAAAGTGTTTTAACTGATGAAGTGATCCCTTTCTTTAAATGGAATTGGTTAAATTGCCTTGAAGAGTCAAAAAGTGTATCAAATGAATATGGATGGCAACCTCTACATCTATCTCTATGGGAAGACAATAAACTTATCGCCTTCGCACCTTTATATTTAAAAAATCATAGCTTTGGTGAATTTATTTTTGATCAATCTTTTGGAAATCTTGCATTGAAATTAGGTCTAGAATATTATCCAAAACTAATAGGAATGAGCCCTTTTAGCCCAGTAGAAGGATACAAATTTTTTATTGCGAATAATAAAGACCATAAATTAATAACAGAAAAAATACTAAGTTTAATTGACAAATTTGCTATAAAAAATAAAATTTTAAGTTGTAATTTCCTATATGTTGATAAAAAATGGGCACAATATTTAGAAGGTCATAATTATTTAAAATGGATAAATAAGCAAAGTTTATGGACTTCACATAGGGAAAAAAATTTTCAAGAATACCTAGAGAAGTTTAATTCTAATCAAAGGCGAAATATAAATAAAGAGCGGAAATCAATAAAAAATAATGGTATTACTGTTGATAGTTTAAATGGTAAAGAGATTGATTTAGAAATGATAGGTTTAATGTATAATTTCTATGAGCAACATTGTTCTAAGTGGGGTCCATGGGGAAGCAAATATCTTACAAAGGAATTCTTTCATCAATTATTAGGAAATAATATAAAAGAACAAATAGTATTATTTAATGCTCATCGTAATAACCCTAAAAATCCTATTGCAATGTCTCTCTGCATTACAAATAAGACAAAATTATGGGGTAGATATTGGGGAAGTAAAGAAAATATAAAAAATCTTCACTTCGAACTCTGTTACTACTCTCCAATCTCATGGGCAATTCAAAATAACATAAAAAATTTTGATCCCGGAGCAGGTGGGACTCAAAAACGCAGACGAGGCTTTTTAGCAACCCCTCGCTTAAGCCTTCACCGTTGGTATGATACAAATATGGAAAAAATTATAGGAGAATGGCTTCCCAAAGCTAATTATTTAATGACTGAGGAAATTAATGCATCAAATAATGAAGTTCCTTTTAAAGAATAA
- a CDS encoding RibD family protein, whose product MTTKPWVRLVIAISLDGRLAEFKGGKSNLGGTGDRKALEKALAWCDATLMGSGTLKAHKNTCLIHNEKLINKRQANGQTKQPLSLIVSRQTSFPNTWEFFQQPIERGLINPNLKSDYFIENDFIHNFCMQPTWEETLKEIKKKGYTKLLLLGGSKLISSLLLEDQIDELQFTLTPKILGGQYTWIPSNIKNLPSEITEAKGWTIKEIENLGENEIMVIYLRNRT is encoded by the coding sequence TTGACTACAAAGCCTTGGGTTCGTCTAGTAATAGCAATTAGTTTAGACGGCCGTCTCGCAGAGTTCAAAGGAGGCAAAAGCAATTTAGGAGGAACTGGAGACAGAAAAGCTCTTGAGAAAGCCTTAGCATGGTGTGATGCTACTTTAATGGGAAGTGGAACACTGAAAGCTCATAAAAATACATGTCTAATTCATAATGAAAAATTAATTAATAAACGCCAAGCAAATGGTCAAACAAAACAACCATTATCTCTAATAGTAAGTAGGCAAACTTCGTTTCCAAATACATGGGAATTTTTTCAACAACCTATAGAAAGGGGTCTAATAAATCCAAATTTAAAGTCAGACTATTTTATAGAAAATGACTTTATTCACAATTTTTGTATGCAACCCACATGGGAAGAAACTCTGAAAGAAATCAAGAAAAAAGGTTATACAAAGCTTCTACTTCTCGGAGGTTCGAAACTAATAAGTTCATTACTATTAGAAGATCAAATTGATGAATTACAATTTACTCTGACTCCAAAAATACTTGGTGGGCAATATACTTGGATACCATCAAACATCAAGAATCTTCCAAGTGAAATAACTGAAGCTAAAGGATGGACAATCAAAGAAATAGAAAATTTAGGGGAAAATGAAATTATGGTTATATATTTAAGAAATCGAACTTGA
- a CDS encoding 6-carboxytetrahydropterin synthase — MENQVTSRNQHGLGRNCVITRRAIFSSSHRYWLPELSDDDNSKCFGECALAPGHGHNYELIVSMEGQLNNDGMVLNLSDVKHAIKEEITNQLNFRSLNQAWPEFDISQSIGCLPTTEALIRVIWKRLKQHLPLKSLRLYEQPSLWADYFGNQMEAFLTIRKHFAAAHRLAREELSLEENEKIYGKCARINGHGHNYHVDITVRGNINPRTGMICNLASLQQLVEDLIIEPFDHTFLNKDIPHFQSCVPTAENIALHIADKLNQPIQKIGANLHKVRLQESPNNAAEVYAENNELNNIQIKS, encoded by the coding sequence ATGGAGAATCAGGTCACATCTAGAAACCAACATGGCCTAGGGAGAAACTGTGTTATCACCCGTCGGGCAATATTTAGTTCTAGTCACAGATATTGGCTCCCAGAGTTATCAGATGATGATAATTCAAAATGTTTTGGTGAGTGTGCCTTAGCTCCTGGTCATGGGCATAATTATGAACTAATCGTTTCGATGGAAGGACAACTGAATAATGATGGAATGGTTCTAAACCTTTCTGATGTAAAACATGCAATTAAAGAAGAAATAACAAATCAATTAAACTTTCGTTCCTTAAACCAAGCATGGCCAGAATTTGATATATCACAATCAATAGGCTGTCTACCAACAACAGAAGCATTAATAAGAGTAATATGGAAAAGATTAAAACAGCATTTACCTTTAAAGTCTCTAAGACTTTATGAACAACCAAGTCTATGGGCAGACTATTTTGGGAACCAGATGGAAGCATTTCTAACTATTAGAAAACACTTTGCCGCTGCTCATCGATTAGCTAGAGAAGAGCTTTCCTTAGAAGAAAATGAAAAAATATATGGGAAATGTGCACGGATCAATGGACATGGACATAACTATCATGTAGATATCACTGTCAGAGGAAATATCAACCCTAGGACAGGAATGATTTGCAATCTTGCCTCACTTCAACAATTAGTAGAAGATTTAATTATAGAGCCATTTGATCATACTTTTCTTAATAAAGACATCCCACACTTTCAAAGCTGTGTTCCAACTGCAGAGAATATTGCTCTTCATATAGCAGACAAGTTAAACCAGCCAATTCAAAAGATAGGAGCCAATCTACATAAAGTCCGTTTACAAGAAAGTCCTAATAATGCTGCAGAGGTATATGCAGAAAATAATGAATTAAATAATATACAAATTAAAAGCTAA
- a CDS encoding shikimate kinase → MTNLSRSKSLTKLLGGRNLYLVGMMGSGKSSTGPYLAKLMQYGFVDQDDLIEQVAKKSIAQIFGEEGESNFRDIETQVLKEIGKRHSLVISTGGGVVLRSENWGILHQGIVIWINTSREKLLKRLEFDQTNRPLLKTHDIDLILKERHRFYAESDLQIFVEDESPEEVAFQIFNKLPNIINNQDD, encoded by the coding sequence ATGACTAATTTATCGAGATCAAAATCTTTAACTAAATTATTAGGTGGTCGAAATTTATACCTTGTTGGAATGATGGGTTCAGGGAAGAGTAGTACAGGGCCTTATTTAGCTAAGTTAATGCAATATGGTTTTGTTGATCAAGATGATTTGATTGAACAAGTGGCTAAAAAATCTATTGCTCAAATTTTTGGAGAAGAAGGTGAAAGTAATTTTCGAGATATTGAAACTCAAGTACTTAAAGAAATTGGTAAGAGACATTCTTTAGTTATATCAACTGGGGGAGGTGTAGTCCTTCGCTCTGAAAACTGGGGGATATTGCACCAAGGAATAGTTATTTGGATTAATACCAGTCGAGAAAAATTACTTAAAAGATTGGAATTCGATCAAACTAATCGACCTCTTTTGAAAACACATGATATTGATTTAATACTCAAAGAACGTCATCGTTTTTATGCTGAATCTGATTTGCAGATATTTGTTGAAGATGAAAGCCCTGAAGAAGTCGCTTTTCAAATTTTTAATAAGCTACCAAATATCATTAATAATCAGGACGACTAG
- a CDS encoding chlororespiratory reduction protein 7 → MSDPIIRDCENYVVLEPSKNEQFLTADETLIWLEKWLNKLEFMPKDLQNKSSKKEAAKRLLDTACNLEINPGFTVEWYAVRTSRPDY, encoded by the coding sequence ATGTCTGATCCAATTATCCGAGATTGCGAAAATTATGTTGTCTTGGAACCTAGTAAAAATGAGCAATTCCTCACTGCTGACGAAACACTAATATGGTTAGAGAAATGGTTAAACAAATTAGAATTTATGCCTAAAGATTTACAAAATAAATCATCTAAAAAAGAAGCTGCTAAAAGATTATTAGATACTGCATGTAATTTAGAAATAAACCCAGGTTTTACTGTTGAATGGTATGCAGTAAGAACTAGTCGTCCTGATTATTAA
- a CDS encoding glutathione S-transferase family protein: MLELYQFQHSPFCLKVRLGLAAKKISYRTVEITPGLGQIDVFKLSGQRQVPILKDGENVIADSSAIIQYLENITKESPLFPEDPQEASIVQIIEDWADTTFADSARLELIKATSIDSSLRAALFPEYFPQSFNGLIKNLPYKFMNNFTNLISQEKSNALMTSLKKLSISVSSNEWLVGNTLSIADIAVAAQLSLLRFPISSGTKLCHKGCPGFTDNPELESLFNWRDQLEKKLLETDPANL, translated from the coding sequence ATGTTGGAACTCTATCAATTTCAACATTCCCCATTTTGTTTAAAAGTTCGTTTAGGCTTAGCGGCAAAAAAAATCAGTTACAGAACTGTTGAAATCACACCAGGGTTAGGACAAATTGACGTATTCAAACTATCTGGACAAAGGCAAGTACCGATTCTTAAAGATGGAGAAAACGTCATAGCAGACTCCAGTGCAATTATTCAATATCTGGAAAATATTACAAAAGAATCTCCGTTGTTTCCTGAAGACCCTCAAGAAGCATCCATAGTTCAAATTATTGAAGATTGGGCAGATACTACATTTGCAGATTCTGCTCGACTGGAGTTAATTAAAGCTACTTCCATAGACAGCTCTCTAAGAGCAGCTCTCTTCCCAGAATATTTCCCACAGTCCTTTAATGGATTAATAAAGAATTTACCGTATAAATTCATGAACAATTTCACCAATTTAATATCTCAAGAGAAAAGCAATGCATTGATGACAAGTTTGAAAAAATTATCAATCTCAGTTTCTTCTAATGAATGGTTAGTTGGTAATACATTAAGCATTGCCGATATAGCAGTCGCAGCACAATTGTCCTTACTTCGATTCCCAATATCTTCTGGCACAAAACTGTGCCACAAAGGTTGTCCTGGCTTCACTGACAATCCGGAATTGGAATCATTATTTAATTGGAGAGATCAACTTGAAAAAAAACTTTTAGAAACCGATCCAGCAAACCTGTAA
- a CDS encoding DUF751 family protein, translating to MGEFFSNVSRYPKYLITIILGVFASFLDPLIRRSKNPITAISLVGAFISGFFTLFFVVRGMVFPSSLL from the coding sequence ATGGGCGAGTTTTTTTCTAATGTTTCTAGATATCCTAAATATCTCATAACAATCATCCTTGGTGTTTTTGCTTCTTTTCTTGATCCATTAATTCGTAGAAGTAAGAATCCTATTACTGCAATATCTCTTGTAGGAGCATTCATAAGTGGATTTTTCACACTATTTTTTGTTGTGAGAGGAATGGTTTTTCCTTCATCGTTGCTTTAA
- the rbfA gene encoding 30S ribosome-binding factor RbfA, with product MAQSRRVEKVSALIRKEMSELLLNGIRDQRVQTGMITITDVEVSNDLQYCKIFVSIFGNQIDKEKIFAHLEASQTFLKGELGRRLQMRRAPEVVFKLDKGMEKGTSVLNLLDKLDAERKSKNMNSVSSEDLL from the coding sequence ATGGCTCAAAGTCGACGTGTTGAAAAAGTATCTGCACTTATTCGAAAAGAAATGAGTGAGCTACTGCTTAATGGTATTAGAGACCAAAGAGTACAAACAGGAATGATAACTATTACAGATGTTGAGGTTTCAAATGATCTTCAATATTGCAAAATTTTTGTAAGTATTTTTGGCAATCAAATTGATAAAGAGAAAATTTTTGCTCATTTGGAAGCATCACAAACGTTTCTCAAAGGAGAGTTGGGTAGAAGATTGCAAATGAGGCGAGCACCTGAAGTTGTGTTTAAGCTAGATAAAGGAATGGAAAAAGGTACTTCAGTACTAAACCTTTTAGATAAATTAGACGCAGAAAGAAAAAGCAAAAATATGAATTCTGTATCATCAGAAGATTTACTTTGA
- a CDS encoding glycoside hydrolase family 3 N-terminal domain-containing protein → MAELLVVRASGYAYDSQRKYPQFELSNQSLKQLLGEGVGGVILYGGSVNELKERTNILRSWSKYPILLCADVEEGVGQRFEGGSWLPPPMSLGLRYSQKPKESLVLAEEYGKCIGNQARRCGLNWVLAPVCDVNSNPLNPVINMRAWGSEPEAVAALTSAFHKGLVGEGVLSCAKHFPGHGETRVDSHMDLPIIENDISRLNDLELIPFQALINHGVNSVMTAHILFKNIDSSYPATFSKKFLLNLLRKKMGFDGIIVTDALVMKAITKRYGCAEAAVMAFEAGADLILMPEDPMIAINAIVDSLISGRISINRLETSLYRRRREISKLQKTLSKLICRQSSFQSKEFEDTNHLDLADKMIDMSIEIKHYSYIDSSHNQINLVRVDSLSSTPILTISSPALIIPKRLGCKNIIYHPDGVNPWQAKPQEPLAIERLGRGRILLQFFVRGNPFIGNQEDLSLWIAAVKQLQKNHLLSGLVVYGSFYFWKELLEILDSSVPAAYTSGQMPKAQEKLLQSFLQTKKEIVNTNNTFIDFTN, encoded by the coding sequence GTGGCTGAGCTATTAGTGGTTCGGGCGAGTGGTTATGCATACGATTCTCAACGCAAATATCCTCAATTTGAGTTATCTAATCAAAGTTTAAAACAACTTTTAGGAGAAGGTGTGGGAGGAGTAATCTTGTATGGAGGCAGTGTGAATGAATTAAAGGAAAGAACCAATATACTTAGAAGTTGGTCGAAGTACCCAATCCTCTTATGTGCTGATGTAGAAGAAGGGGTTGGGCAGCGTTTTGAAGGAGGATCTTGGCTCCCGCCTCCAATGTCCTTGGGTCTTAGGTATTCGCAAAAGCCTAAAGAATCACTTGTGTTGGCTGAAGAATATGGGAAATGTATTGGCAATCAAGCTAGACGATGCGGTTTGAATTGGGTTTTGGCACCGGTTTGTGATGTAAATAGTAATCCATTGAATCCCGTTATAAATATGAGAGCCTGGGGTTCAGAACCCGAGGCTGTGGCAGCATTGACTAGTGCATTTCATAAAGGCTTGGTTGGGGAAGGTGTTCTTAGTTGTGCTAAGCATTTCCCAGGACATGGAGAAACTAGAGTTGATTCACATATGGATTTGCCAATCATTGAGAATGATATTTCTAGGCTTAATGATTTAGAGCTTATCCCTTTCCAAGCTTTGATTAACCATGGCGTCAATAGTGTGATGACGGCTCATATTCTTTTTAAAAATATTGATTCCTCTTATCCTGCTACTTTTTCTAAAAAGTTTTTACTAAATTTGCTTAGAAAAAAAATGGGGTTTGATGGAATTATTGTTACTGATGCTTTAGTGATGAAAGCCATTACTAAAAGATATGGATGTGCTGAGGCTGCAGTAATGGCCTTTGAGGCTGGTGCAGATTTAATTCTTATGCCTGAAGACCCTATGATTGCAATTAATGCAATAGTCGATTCATTAATCAGTGGAAGAATTTCTATAAATAGATTAGAGACATCTTTGTATCGAAGAAGACGAGAAATCTCTAAGTTGCAGAAAACTCTTTCAAAATTGATTTGTAGACAAAGTTCTTTTCAAAGTAAAGAATTCGAAGATACAAATCATTTAGACTTAGCAGATAAGATGATTGATATGTCTATAGAAATTAAACATTACTCTTATATCGATAGTTCTCACAATCAAATTAATTTAGTAAGAGTAGATAGTTTATCTTCAACTCCAATTCTTACTATTTCATCTCCTGCATTAATTATCCCGAAGCGATTGGGCTGCAAAAATATTATTTATCATCCTGATGGTGTTAACCCTTGGCAGGCAAAACCTCAAGAGCCATTGGCTATCGAACGTTTAGGTAGAGGTCGAATCTTATTGCAATTCTTTGTCCGCGGTAACCCTTTTATAGGTAATCAGGAAGACCTTTCTCTTTGGATTGCAGCTGTTAAGCAACTACAAAAGAATCACCTTTTATCTGGCTTAGTTGTATATGGGAGCTTTTATTTTTGGAAAGAATTACTTGAGATTTTAGATTCTTCTGTGCCTGCAGCGTATACTTCTGGCCAAATGCCTAAGGCACAGGAAAAACTTTTGCAATCTTTTTTGCAAACTAAGAAAGAGATTGTTAATACAAACAATACGTTTATAGATTTTACTAATTAA
- a CDS encoding uroporphyrinogen-III synthase, which yields MNTESDLPLTGKTIVITRSQDQQAEARTLFEEKGARVLDLPALIIGPPDNWGFLDNALFELTDFHWIIFSSSNGITAVEKRLQLLGKSLANRPRNLKIACVGRKTAKKLESLNLSPDFVPPEFVAESLIEHFPVSGLGLKILIPRVQSGGRTLLAKAFAEAGSNVVEVPAYESKCPLNIPKGTVLALQNGEVHGIVFTSAKTAAHTSQLMNNSFGENWLDILSGVKIISIGPQTSIGCKKYFYRIDQEAQEYNLEGLVLAAVQSMKNK from the coding sequence ATGAATACTGAGTCGGATCTACCTTTAACTGGGAAGACAATAGTTATTACAAGATCACAAGATCAACAAGCTGAAGCCCGTACTCTTTTTGAGGAAAAGGGAGCAAGAGTATTAGATCTACCCGCTCTTATTATTGGCCCTCCAGATAATTGGGGATTTTTGGATAATGCTTTATTTGAGTTGACAGACTTTCATTGGATTATTTTTTCTAGTAGCAATGGAATTACCGCTGTTGAGAAACGATTGCAATTATTAGGAAAATCTCTTGCAAATAGACCAAGGAATTTGAAAATTGCTTGTGTTGGAAGAAAAACTGCTAAGAAGTTAGAATCGCTTAACCTATCGCCTGATTTTGTACCACCAGAATTTGTAGCTGAAAGCTTGATAGAACATTTCCCTGTTTCAGGGCTTGGATTAAAAATATTGATTCCTAGAGTTCAAAGTGGAGGAAGAACTCTGCTAGCAAAAGCCTTTGCTGAAGCAGGTTCTAATGTAGTTGAAGTGCCTGCATATGAATCAAAGTGTCCTTTAAATATCCCTAAAGGGACTGTTTTAGCATTGCAAAATGGTGAAGTTCATGGAATTGTCTTTACTAGCGCTAAAACAGCAGCTCACACATCTCAATTAATGAATAACTCTTTTGGGGAAAATTGGTTAGATATATTATCAGGAGTTAAAATTATCTCTATAGGACCTCAGACTAGTATTGGATGTAAAAAATATTTTTATAGAATTGATCAAGAGGCTCAAGAATATAATCTTGAAGGTTTAGTATTAGCTGCGGTGCAATCTATGAAAAATAAATAA
- a CDS encoding SRPBCC family protein produces the protein MGQWLEHTVFSEIKAPVDQVWRVWSDLDAMPLWMTWIESVKTIDDETKTLPDLTEWTLAANGFRFKWKAKINTRVDKQKLEWASVGGLPTKGSVRFYEEKDDNTSIKLIISYELPKAIARFMKEDMLGKLVTNELQNNLDNFKSLVESGRGKN, from the coding sequence ATGGGTCAATGGCTTGAACATACTGTCTTTAGTGAAATCAAAGCACCTGTGGATCAGGTATGGAGAGTATGGAGTGATTTAGATGCAATGCCATTGTGGATGACGTGGATTGAATCAGTCAAAACAATTGACGACGAAACAAAAACCCTTCCAGATTTAACAGAATGGACATTAGCTGCCAATGGATTCCGTTTTAAATGGAAAGCTAAAATTAATACGAGAGTCGACAAACAAAAATTAGAATGGGCTTCAGTCGGTGGTTTACCTACTAAAGGTTCTGTGAGATTCTATGAAGAAAAAGATGACAATACTAGTATAAAATTGATTATTTCTTATGAATTACCTAAAGCTATAGCAAGATTTATGAAGGAAGATATGCTTGGTAAATTAGTAACTAATGAATTACAAAATAATCTAGACAATTTTAAAAGTTTAGTAGAAAGTGGTCGTGGAAAAAATTAA